DNA sequence from the Treponema sp. OMZ 838 genome:
ACAGCTTTCATTTTCCCGCCCGCGCAAGGGAATCGACGAAGCAAAGGCACGGCTTCGGCATATCACGATAAAAGGGAAAGCCGCGTATCAGCTGGAAACCGTTAAAAACAAGCAAGCATTTCAGAAAACAATTGAACCGGAGGCGGTATCCGGCACAATAGCGGAATGTTTCAGCCGTTTTAAAGCTGCGGAATGCCGCGGGCAAAAAGAACAGCTCTTTTTTTTACAGAACAACAAGGGAACCATCGCCCTTACCAAACGGCTCCCCTGCTCCGCTCCGCTCGCAGAAAACAACTGCGGCGGGCACAACAAGATAAAGAACTATCTTATTCCCGAAGGAACACCGCTTGCGTTCCTAATCGAACAGGGGGTGATGAATGCGGATGGCTCCGTCTTAAAGCAAAAATATCACAAGTTTAGGCAAATCAATAAATACCTCGAATTTATCGCCGGGGTTGAACCCTTTATACGGGATACGGTTGCCCGTTCCGGTAAGCCTTTTTCCATTACCGATTTCGGCTGCGGTAAGGCCTATTTGAGCTTTGCGCTTTATTATTATCTGCATGAACGGCAGCAGATTCCGGTACGGATTCACGGGCTGGATTTAAAGACCGAGGTTATCGAACACTGCTCCGCGCTGGCGAAACGGTGCGGCTATACGCATTTGGACTTTGCCGAAGGGAACATCGGCGACCATCCGCTGCCGGACGGTACCGGAATGATGGTATGCCTCCATGCCTGCGATACCGCAACCGATTTGGCGCTTGCTCAAGCTGTCCGCGCGCAGGTACCGATCATCTTTGCTGTTCCGTGCTGCCAGCATGAACTCTATGCCCAGCTTAAAACCCGAAAAGAAACATTCCGCACGGAAGATCACTTGCTGCTTCCCTTTATGGAGCACGGCATTATCACCGAGCGGTTTGCGTCGCTCTTAACCGACACTGCGCGGGCGCTCCTTTTACAAGCCTGCGGGTACACCGTGCAGATTATGGAATTTATCGAAACGGAACATACCCCTAAAAACATCCTGATCCATGCGGTAAAAAAAACACAAAGCGCCGGCCAAGCGGAACGGCTGAAAGAAACAGCGCTCCGGCAATACCGCCGCATCAAAGAAAGCTTTTGCATCGAACCGACTCTGGAACAGCTATTGAAGGATATGCTTCCGGCAAAACAACAGGAGAACTTATGACACAACCCAACAATACCGACAAAAACGAACAAGACTCAGCCGTTCATCCCCATACTGCGGCGATAGCGGCGCAGCCGGAAACAGCAGCCGCTGCAGAAGCATTTGCAGCGCTCTTTACCACGATTAAACGGCTGCGGGCGCCGGGCGGCTGTCCGTGGGACATCGAGCAAACTCCGATGACGCTGCGGTCAACGCTCCTTGAAGAAACGTATGAAACAATTGAAGCACTGGAAGAAGCCTCCGCGGACAGCGCAAAGTCCGTCCATGCGGCGGAAGAACTCGGCGACGTGCTTTTAAACATCGTGATGATTGCGTATATGTTTGAGCAGGAAGGAGCCTTTTCCGTCGCGAAGATGATCGGCGAGCTCAACGAAAAACTGATCAGGCGGCATCCCCACGTATTCGGACAAACGGCAGGCTTTCCCGACCCCGACGATACAAAAAAACCGGTTACGGCAGAAAAAGTGCTTGCGCAATGGGATACCATCAAAGATACCGTAGAAGGCCGTGCAAGCGCCTCCGCATTGGATTCTATTCCGAAAACCTTTCCGCCGCTCACCCGTGCGTACAAACTGCAAAAACGGGCGGCGAAAAAAGGCTTTGACTGGGATACGGCAGACGGGCCGCAGAAAAAAACAGAAGAAGAACTTGCGGAATTTACGGAAGCGCTTGCA
Encoded proteins:
- a CDS encoding SAM-dependent methyltransferase; amino-acid sequence: MSTIYTPDQAAQECLNTSIIQLSFSRPRKGIDEAKARLRHITIKGKAAYQLETVKNKQAFQKTIEPEAVSGTIAECFSRFKAAECRGQKEQLFFLQNNKGTIALTKRLPCSAPLAENNCGGHNKIKNYLIPEGTPLAFLIEQGVMNADGSVLKQKYHKFRQINKYLEFIAGVEPFIRDTVARSGKPFSITDFGCGKAYLSFALYYYLHERQQIPVRIHGLDLKTEVIEHCSALAKRCGYTHLDFAEGNIGDHPLPDGTGMMVCLHACDTATDLALAQAVRAQVPIIFAVPCCQHELYAQLKTRKETFRTEDHLLLPFMEHGIITERFASLLTDTARALLLQACGYTVQIMEFIETEHTPKNILIHAVKKTQSAGQAERLKETALRQYRRIKESFCIEPTLEQLLKDMLPAKQQENL
- the mazG gene encoding nucleoside triphosphate pyrophosphohydrolase, with amino-acid sequence MTQPNNTDKNEQDSAVHPHTAAIAAQPETAAAAEAFAALFTTIKRLRAPGGCPWDIEQTPMTLRSTLLEETYETIEALEEASADSAKSVHAAEELGDVLLNIVMIAYMFEQEGAFSVAKMIGELNEKLIRRHPHVFGQTAGFPDPDDTKKPVTAEKVLAQWDTIKDTVEGRASASALDSIPKTFPPLTRAYKLQKRAAKKGFDWDTADGPQKKTEEELAEFTEALAHGTHEEAEAEFGDLLFSLVNTARHLHIDPAIALSRTNAKFERRFRFVEKRMAESGIPCSHDTLAQMDSFWEEAKRMEAQTSAAPCSNDNAAL